One window of Tenacibaculum maritimum NCIMB 2154 genomic DNA carries:
- a CDS encoding ATP-dependent DNA helicase: MIKTEADFYKEIIQKFPYEPTYKQNLLINELTKFIFTKDTRALFLLKGYAGTGKTTTISTIVNSLWKAGKKAVLLAPTGRAAKVISGYSKKQALTIHKKIYFPKKQSNGAVDFVLQPNKHNNTVFIVDEASMIPDRPQSAKLFENGSLLDDLISYVYSGKNCKIVFIGDTAQLPPVKLDVSPALEADKLALDFNKEVTEIELDEVVRQKENSGILFNATDLRLLLQGGATHFQFDLNFPDIIRLEDGDDIQNAITSAYDGDMGVEDTAIIVRSNKRANQYNQQIRYKIRGQENDISTGDYVMVVKNNYFWLKDASSAGFIANGDICEVMRINTVKELYGFKFAEVEIRMIDYPDMKPFETVLLLDTLTSESPSLTYEESNKLYEAVKEDFANESKYKQFIAIKKNKYFNALQVKFSYAMTCHKSQGGQWNTIFIEQPYLPEGPSVEYLRWLYTAVTRAQERLYLIGFKDECFLSS, encoded by the coding sequence ATGATAAAAACCGAAGCTGATTTTTACAAAGAGATTATTCAAAAATTTCCTTATGAACCTACTTACAAGCAAAACCTCCTTATAAATGAGCTAACAAAGTTTATTTTTACCAAAGATACTCGCGCTTTGTTCTTATTGAAAGGATATGCAGGTACAGGAAAAACAACAACCATAAGTACAATCGTAAATAGCTTATGGAAAGCAGGAAAAAAAGCTGTTTTATTAGCTCCAACAGGACGCGCGGCTAAAGTAATTTCAGGATACTCAAAAAAACAAGCCTTAACGATACACAAGAAAATCTATTTTCCTAAGAAACAAAGCAATGGGGCAGTCGATTTTGTATTGCAACCGAATAAACATAATAACACTGTTTTCATAGTAGATGAGGCCTCAATGATACCAGATAGACCTCAAAGTGCTAAGTTGTTTGAAAATGGTTCGTTGCTAGATGATTTGATATCGTATGTATATTCGGGTAAAAATTGTAAGATTGTTTTTATTGGAGATACCGCCCAGTTGCCTCCTGTTAAATTAGATGTGAGTCCTGCTTTAGAAGCAGATAAACTTGCTTTAGACTTTAATAAAGAAGTTACAGAGATAGAGTTAGATGAGGTAGTTCGTCAAAAAGAAAACTCAGGAATTTTATTCAACGCAACAGATTTACGTTTGCTATTACAAGGAGGAGCAACTCACTTTCAGTTTGATCTAAATTTTCCAGATATTATCAGGTTAGAAGATGGTGATGATATTCAAAATGCTATAACTTCCGCTTATGATGGTGATATGGGGGTGGAAGATACGGCTATAATTGTAAGGTCTAATAAAAGAGCCAATCAATATAATCAGCAAATTCGTTATAAAATAAGAGGACAAGAAAATGATATTTCTACGGGAGACTATGTTATGGTGGTTAAAAACAATTATTTTTGGCTAAAAGACGCATCATCGGCAGGTTTTATTGCAAATGGAGATATCTGTGAAGTAATGAGAATTAATACAGTAAAAGAACTGTATGGATTTAAGTTTGCAGAAGTAGAAATTAGAATGATTGATTACCCTGATATGAAACCTTTTGAAACAGTTTTATTATTAGATACTTTAACTAGCGAAAGTCCTTCTCTAACTTATGAAGAATCCAATAAATTATACGAAGCTGTGAAAGAAGATTTTGCAAATGAATCAAAATATAAACAGTTTATAGCCATAAAAAAGAATAAATATTTCAATGCTCTTCAAGTAAAGTTTTCGTATGCTATGACCTGCCATAAGTCTCAAGGAGGACAATGGA